A stretch of Terriglobales bacterium DNA encodes these proteins:
- a CDS encoding DUF2007 domain-containing protein, whose translation MATQPQTNQELVQVFDSEQESEAMVVRGLLESEGIEALVTALDAPQDVLPGVGGIVVRVSADDAEKAREIIADYRSSGAAAAEEGSQNSETEGPTEG comes from the coding sequence ATGGCGACACAACCACAGACAAACCAGGAATTGGTGCAGGTATTCGATTCCGAGCAGGAGTCGGAAGCGATGGTGGTGCGCGGTTTGCTGGAGTCCGAGGGTATCGAGGCTCTGGTGACGGCGTTGGATGCTCCACAGGATGTGCTGCCGGGAGTGGGCGGCATTGTGGTGCGAGTGAGTGCCGACGACGCAGAGAAGGCGCGCGAGATCATAGCGGATTACCGGAGTTCGGGAGCGGCGGCTGCCGAAGAAGGATCGCAGAACTCCGAGACCGAAGGCCCTACCGAGGGGTAG
- a CDS encoding PEP-CTERM sorting domain-containing protein, whose translation MFKRASTVIFLMCVMAVLVTPARSDVFGGVNFPGGSASFADAVVSFTPAIKNGEPIASVLDPTQALGVPNYPANPSYVSLGDGGSIVLRFTNNSLTGSGSSALDLWIFEVGPDVEDTFVDISEDGVVWHGVGKVFGATSGIDIDAFGFGLGQYFSYVRLTDDTNEGDQTGGTVGADIDAVGAISSAPPVNQVPEPASVLVVATGAVAVFLRKRK comes from the coding sequence ATGTTCAAACGAGCAAGTACGGTTATTTTTTTAATGTGTGTGATGGCGGTGCTGGTAACGCCAGCGCGGTCAGATGTTTTCGGGGGAGTGAACTTTCCGGGAGGGTCCGCGTCTTTTGCGGATGCGGTCGTAAGTTTTACGCCGGCGATTAAGAATGGGGAGCCGATCGCCAGTGTGCTGGATCCGACACAAGCGCTGGGAGTTCCGAATTATCCGGCGAATCCGAGCTACGTATCGCTCGGCGATGGCGGCTCCATCGTTCTGCGTTTCACGAACAATTCGCTGACCGGCAGCGGAAGCAGCGCGCTGGATCTCTGGATCTTTGAGGTAGGCCCGGACGTGGAGGATACGTTCGTGGACATCAGCGAGGACGGAGTGGTCTGGCACGGAGTTGGTAAGGTATTCGGCGCCACCAGCGGCATCGATATCGACGCGTTCGGGTTTGGCCTGGGTCAGTACTTCTCCTATGTGCGGCTGACCGACGACACGAACGAAGGAGACCAAACCGGCGGAACAGTCGGCGCAGACATCGATGCAGTAGGCGCGATTTCTTCGGCGCCTCCGGTGAACCAGGTACCAGAACCGGCTTCCGTGTTGGTGGTTGCGACCGGGGCAGTGGCAGTGTTTCTGCGGAAGAGGAAGTAA
- a CDS encoding deiodinase-like protein, producing MFGRKPYNYESFSNHELLRDAARHGFGSGPEPGERAPDFELRSIEGDKFRLSDFAGEKNVVLTFGSATCPFTASSIRRMNNLYEEYQDNDDVEFLFVYIREAHPGEKLPAHQSMDDKLEAAETLRDEEHIEFTILLDELDGKVHKKYGKMPNPTYIIDKSGRVAFRSLWSRVTGIGEALEELLEVQEERDTDHAVVNGGEDLTIPMTSAMITSHRALGRGGKKAIQDFREGLGRPGRMVHSTARVVGPVVLNPGAALTAAGLAAGVIAGGLYVGYRLRKARFARSMEPYHYGYRGTSEPNDEYAVGI from the coding sequence ATGTTCGGAAGAAAACCTTACAACTACGAATCCTTCAGCAATCATGAACTACTCCGAGACGCGGCTCGGCACGGATTTGGCAGCGGTCCGGAACCGGGCGAAAGGGCACCGGATTTTGAACTACGCTCCATCGAAGGCGACAAGTTTCGCCTGAGTGACTTCGCAGGCGAGAAGAACGTGGTACTTACGTTCGGGTCGGCGACCTGTCCGTTTACGGCCTCTTCCATCCGCCGGATGAACAATCTGTACGAGGAGTACCAGGACAACGACGATGTGGAATTCCTCTTTGTTTATATCCGAGAAGCTCATCCGGGCGAGAAGCTGCCGGCGCATCAATCGATGGATGACAAACTGGAAGCGGCTGAGACGCTGCGCGATGAAGAGCACATCGAGTTTACGATCCTGCTGGATGAGCTAGACGGCAAGGTCCACAAGAAATACGGCAAGATGCCGAATCCGACATACATCATCGACAAGTCGGGCCGGGTGGCATTCCGTTCGCTGTGGAGCCGCGTGACCGGGATCGGCGAGGCGTTGGAGGAGTTGCTGGAAGTGCAGGAGGAGCGGGACACGGACCACGCGGTGGTGAACGGCGGTGAGGACCTGACGATCCCGATGACGTCGGCGATGATTACCAGCCATCGCGCACTGGGCCGCGGCGGAAAGAAGGCGATCCAGGACTTCCGAGAAGGACTGGGGCGTCCGGGACGCATGGTGCATTCGACGGCGCGGGTGGTGGGTCCGGTGGTGCTGAACCCCGGAGCTGCGCTGACGGCCGCGGGACTGGCGGCGGGCGTGATCGCGGGCGGATTGTATGTGGGATATCGTCTGCGCAAGGCACGGTTCGCGCGTTCGATGGAGCCCTATCACTACGGTTATAGGGGAACGTCGGAACCGAACGACGAGTACGCAGTCGGAATCTAA
- a CDS encoding redoxin domain-containing protein, protein MALKVGDKAPDFTVPAVRGVEKLTVKLSDYRGKKNVVIAFYPLDWTPVUGAQMPAYNADLDRFAGFDAQVMGMSVDSIYSHIAWQKKEIGMMNYPLCADFYPHGEVARKFDVLREGEPVPGINERAIFVVDKEGIIVFAKLYRLDEQPENEELFEVLRNLKAKAAAK, encoded by the coding sequence ATGGCACTCAAGGTCGGCGATAAGGCGCCTGACTTCACCGTTCCTGCCGTTCGCGGAGTCGAGAAGCTCACTGTCAAGCTCAGCGACTACCGGGGCAAGAAGAACGTCGTTATCGCATTCTATCCACTCGACTGGACCCCGGTTTGAGGGGCCCAGATGCCGGCGTATAACGCGGATCTCGACCGCTTCGCCGGATTCGATGCCCAGGTCATGGGCATGAGCGTGGATTCCATCTATAGCCACATCGCATGGCAGAAGAAAGAAATCGGCATGATGAACTATCCCCTCTGCGCCGACTTCTATCCGCATGGCGAAGTGGCCAGGAAGTTCGATGTACTTCGCGAAGGTGAGCCCGTTCCCGGCATTAACGAACGCGCTATCTTCGTGGTTGACAAGGAAGGCATCATCGTCTTCGCCAAGCTCTACCGTCTGGATGAGCAACCCGAAAACGAAGAGTTGTTTGAAGTGCTTCGTAACCTGAAGGCGAAGGCCGCGGCGAAGTAG
- the tsf gene encoding translation elongation factor Ts, with the protein MSTSTANISAAVVKDLRDKTGAPMMDCKKALVEAKGDIEQAIVLLRKRGVSVAAKKATRTTSEGSVASYIHAGGKIGVLVEVNCESDFVARTDDFKELVHDVAMHIAATDPKYIRREDVTAEDFEREKDIYRTQAAQTGKPPAVVEKIVEGKMSKYYEEVCLLEQPFIKDQTISIAQIIAQKVGKLGENIAVRRFARFKVGDPNMTIAFVTAKAEEATEEQK; encoded by the coding sequence ATGAGCACTTCTACTGCAAATATTTCAGCCGCTGTCGTGAAAGATCTTCGCGACAAGACCGGCGCTCCCATGATGGATTGCAAGAAAGCCCTGGTGGAAGCGAAGGGCGATATCGAACAGGCGATCGTGTTGCTGCGGAAGCGCGGCGTGTCGGTTGCCGCGAAGAAGGCGACGCGCACGACGAGCGAAGGTTCGGTGGCGAGCTACATCCACGCGGGCGGCAAGATCGGCGTGCTGGTCGAAGTGAACTGCGAGAGCGACTTCGTGGCGCGTACCGACGACTTCAAAGAACTGGTACACGATGTCGCGATGCACATCGCGGCGACGGACCCGAAGTACATCCGGCGCGAAGATGTCACGGCGGAAGATTTCGAGCGCGAGAAGGATATCTATCGCACGCAGGCCGCGCAGACTGGAAAGCCGCCAGCGGTGGTGGAGAAGATCGTGGAAGGCAAGATGAGCAAGTACTACGAAGAAGTCTGCCTGCTCGAACAGCCGTTCATCAAAGACCAGACGATTTCGATCGCGCAGATCATCGCACAGAAGGTCGGCAAACTGGGCGAGAACATCGCCGTACGGCGCTTTGCACGCTTCAAGGTTGGCGATCCGAATATGACGATTGCGTTCGTCACTGCGAAAGCGGAAGAGGCGACGGAAGAACAGAAGTAA
- the rpsB gene encoding 30S ribosomal protein S2 has protein sequence MANISMKELLEAGVHFGHQTKRWNPKMKEYIFGERNGIYIIDLQKTLKMFKEASNFVRDLAAEGKTIMFVGTKRQAQDAIAEEANRCSMYYVNQRWLGGLLTNWVTVQKSVKRLKELDDMATDGRYELLPKKEVIKLERERKHLQANLAGIKEMNRLPDAVFVIDSNKEQIAVREARKLGIPVVAVVDTNCDPSEVDYVIPGNDDALRAIRLFASKIADSAIEGNQAATDKQVAEVRDAVAVSEGEGQAPGEETESNEEISMEDVLRGGRKPAMSAESEAASESAEARHAEV, from the coding sequence TTGGCTAACATCAGCATGAAAGAGCTGCTCGAAGCTGGAGTTCACTTCGGGCACCAGACGAAGCGCTGGAATCCAAAGATGAAGGAATACATCTTTGGCGAGCGCAACGGGATTTACATCATCGATCTTCAGAAGACACTGAAGATGTTCAAAGAGGCGTCGAACTTCGTGCGTGACCTTGCCGCCGAAGGAAAGACGATCATGTTTGTAGGCACCAAGCGCCAGGCGCAGGACGCCATCGCGGAAGAAGCGAACCGGTGCTCGATGTACTACGTGAACCAGCGGTGGCTGGGCGGACTTCTGACGAACTGGGTGACAGTGCAGAAGTCGGTGAAGCGGTTGAAGGAGCTCGACGATATGGCCACGGATGGCCGTTATGAGCTTCTCCCGAAGAAGGAAGTGATCAAGCTTGAGCGTGAGCGCAAGCACCTGCAGGCCAACCTGGCCGGCATCAAGGAAATGAACCGCCTGCCGGATGCGGTGTTCGTGATCGATTCGAACAAAGAGCAGATCGCGGTGCGGGAAGCCCGGAAGTTGGGTATCCCGGTGGTCGCGGTGGTGGATACGAACTGCGATCCGAGCGAAGTGGATTACGTCATCCCCGGAAACGACGACGCGCTACGTGCGATTCGCTTGTTCGCGTCGAAGATTGCCGATTCGGCGATCGAAGGCAACCAGGCCGCGACCGATAAGCAGGTGGCGGAAGTCCGGGATGCGGTGGCCGTGAGCGAAGGCGAAGGCCAGGCGCCGGGCGAAGAGACGGAATCCAACGAGGAGATTTCGATGGAAGACGTGCTGCGCGGCGGACGGAAACCGGCGATGTCGGCGGAAAGTGAAGCCGCTTCGGAATCTGCAGAAGCGCGTCACGCGGAAGTCTAG
- the rpsI gene encoding 30S ribosomal protein S9: protein MAEQVEYYGTGRRKSAVARVFLRPGNGDIKVNGKGFDEHFVTVAQRIDALQPLALSETQGSFNAVITVDGGGVNGQAGAVKMGIARALIVFNPELRSKLKAAGFLRRDPRAKERKKYGQKGARKRFQFSKR from the coding sequence ATGGCTGAACAAGTTGAATATTACGGTACGGGACGGCGGAAGTCGGCGGTGGCCCGTGTGTTTCTGCGTCCCGGCAACGGCGACATCAAGGTAAACGGCAAGGGTTTCGACGAGCACTTTGTGACGGTCGCGCAGCGGATCGATGCATTGCAGCCGCTGGCGCTGAGCGAGACGCAGGGAAGCTTCAATGCCGTGATCACCGTGGACGGCGGCGGCGTGAACGGCCAGGCCGGCGCGGTGAAGATGGGTATCGCCCGGGCGCTGATCGTGTTTAATCCGGAGCTGCGGTCGAAGCTGAAGGCTGCCGGGTTCCTGCGGCGCGACCCGAGAGCGAAGGAACGCAAGAAGTACGGCCAGAAGGGCGCACGCAAGCGGTTCCAGTTCAGCAAGCGGTAA
- the rplM gene encoding 50S ribosomal protein L13, translating into MSTYFPKEGEIVRKWFVVDASGQTLGRLATKCARILAGKNSPKYTPFIDAGDHVVVINAEKVKLTGLKAGAKMYRHYTGFPGGLREEDFVKRMQRKPELVIQQAVLGMLPKTKMGRAMGKKLKVYKGDRHPHEAQKPTAAAVAYADGKAANK; encoded by the coding sequence ATGTCAACGTATTTCCCCAAAGAGGGGGAAATTGTCCGCAAGTGGTTTGTAGTCGACGCCTCGGGTCAAACCCTGGGCCGGCTGGCGACGAAGTGTGCACGCATCCTGGCGGGCAAGAATAGCCCTAAATACACGCCATTTATCGATGCCGGCGACCATGTGGTCGTCATTAATGCCGAAAAGGTGAAGCTGACCGGGTTAAAGGCCGGGGCGAAGATGTACCGGCACTACACCGGATTTCCGGGCGGATTGCGCGAGGAAGATTTCGTAAAGCGCATGCAGCGGAAGCCGGAGCTGGTAATCCAGCAGGCGGTCCTGGGCATGCTGCCGAAGACCAAGATGGGCCGGGCAATGGGCAAGAAGCTGAAGGTCTATAAGGGCGATCGGCATCCGCACGAGGCGCAGAAGCCGACGGCGGCGGCCGTGGCTTACGCCGACGGGAAAGCGGCGAATAAGTAA
- a CDS encoding nucleoid-associated protein, whose translation MGFGFILRRFSPQIDQTGAEQVISNEQLGALKINRVIFHDLPKSVRGSDAKPDLAEAETEIDATRRSHLQRKLAQVLGSKSAYGVQFAPITTSKLPEIIRSLTTKPATVEEFVAASQEIATTLFEMQTAAMSPGILAVIDAVANGKPSIILMKLEREAGTQLEKAQKNGKKTFAMSILDNLVLTDGTKLFKSAMFVRTGPDPDDFDAGVCDSQYHIGGSNDMARFWLRFLGCMVTVEPRVATEKFFDSTLRYLNDNVTDPVQLNDVYEHLLSELKSNRKQFSPKGFIEDYVPEEHQHQLREHLRKEGLSLNTFHKDTSDIESKLRRRAYRTEKGILLSVPEEHDEVIEVHATKVIVKDTLSKVGPR comes from the coding sequence ATGGGATTCGGATTTATACTTCGCCGTTTCTCCCCCCAAATTGACCAAACAGGAGCCGAGCAGGTGATATCGAACGAACAACTGGGTGCTCTCAAAATAAACCGGGTTATCTTCCATGACCTACCAAAGTCGGTTCGCGGATCGGATGCCAAACCGGATCTGGCGGAAGCCGAAACCGAGATTGATGCAACCAGACGATCTCACCTTCAGAGAAAACTAGCGCAGGTACTTGGTTCCAAGTCAGCTTACGGAGTCCAGTTCGCCCCAATAACAACCTCCAAGCTTCCAGAGATCATTCGGTCCCTCACGACTAAACCGGCCACTGTCGAGGAATTTGTCGCAGCCTCGCAGGAAATTGCTACAACGCTCTTTGAAATGCAAACTGCGGCAATGTCGCCGGGAATCTTGGCGGTCATCGATGCAGTCGCCAACGGCAAGCCATCAATCATCCTCATGAAATTGGAACGAGAAGCGGGCACTCAGCTAGAAAAGGCCCAGAAGAATGGAAAAAAAACGTTCGCTATGTCCATTCTTGACAACTTGGTATTAACCGACGGAACCAAACTCTTCAAGTCCGCCATGTTCGTGCGAACCGGACCGGACCCGGATGATTTCGACGCGGGTGTATGTGACAGCCAGTACCACATTGGCGGCAGTAACGATATGGCGCGCTTTTGGCTCCGCTTCTTGGGATGCATGGTAACCGTAGAACCCAGGGTTGCCACGGAAAAGTTCTTCGATTCCACACTTCGCTACTTGAACGACAATGTCACAGATCCTGTCCAGTTGAACGATGTCTACGAACATCTACTTTCTGAGTTGAAGAGCAACAGGAAACAATTTTCACCCAAGGGTTTCATTGAGGACTATGTTCCTGAAGAACACCAACATCAATTGCGCGAACACCTAAGAAAAGAAGGACTATCGCTGAACACCTTCCACAAGGACACTAGTGATATTGAGTCTAAGCTCCGTCGACGGGCATATAGAACGGAGAAGGGAATACTACTTTCCGTTCCGGAGGAGCACGACGAAGTAATCGAAGTCCACGCAACGAAAGTCATTGTTAAGGACACCCTCAGCAAGGTCGGCCCGAGATGA
- a CDS encoding DHCW motif cupin fold protein: protein MSVTDWPSLETTRHPGDTGFALWRTRNFADIRVRFVEYSPGYRANHWCSKGHVLYCLAGSLEVELQDGQRFSLRPNQSYHVGDGDPPHRSHTDEGATLFIVD from the coding sequence ATGTCCGTTACCGACTGGCCCAGCCTCGAAACTACCCGCCACCCCGGCGACACCGGTTTCGCCCTGTGGCGCACCCGCAACTTTGCCGACATCCGCGTGCGCTTCGTCGAATACTCTCCCGGATATCGCGCCAATCACTGGTGCTCCAAGGGACACGTCCTCTACTGTCTCGCCGGATCACTCGAAGTCGAATTGCAGGATGGCCAACGCTTCTCTCTGCGCCCCAACCAGAGCTACCACGTCGGAGACGGTGACCCACCGCACCGCTCTCACACAGACGAGGGCGCAACCTTATTCATCGTCGACTGA